One stretch of Patescibacteria group bacterium DNA includes these proteins:
- a CDS encoding mannosyltransferase family protein produces the protein MKKVFLITLVWFLVINAFSLIALNRLNLEKDSAYQWIIDSDAKVEQQTWNPTVSHAQWDSFWLISVVDKGYQYTEGKLSNIVFFPAYPALIKLLSLIFGEYILSGWVVSAVFLFLAMLMFYKLVHEFHPKINPYYPIIFLLLFPTAFFLNAVYTESTFLFFSIATFFYLLKRKFWLAGLFGMFAALTRINGILLIIPFIWELYQHLRVSKKTKFTFLSSLLVPLGTAIFFFYHYIRFGDFLLFFKIQKMWGRGFSPDLAIFRFDNPQMIVNFALDVSFIIFGIIASIFVIRRIRTSYGLYTLAAIAVPLISGTIMGIGRFILVLFPLFILPATFKNEMSRYVWISISSGMLALYTLLFVNNYWAG, from the coding sequence ATGAAAAAAGTTTTTCTTATTACCCTGGTTTGGTTTCTGGTGATCAATGCTTTTAGTTTAATAGCGTTAAACCGCCTCAATCTGGAAAAAGACAGCGCATATCAATGGATTATTGATTCCGATGCCAAAGTAGAACAACAAACATGGAACCCCACAGTTTCACATGCTCAGTGGGATTCTTTTTGGTTAATTTCAGTTGTTGATAAGGGATACCAATATACGGAAGGCAAACTTTCCAACATCGTTTTTTTTCCTGCTTACCCCGCTTTGATAAAATTATTATCACTAATATTTGGGGAATATATTCTTTCAGGATGGGTAGTCAGCGCTGTCTTCCTTTTTCTGGCTATGCTGATGTTTTATAAATTAGTTCATGAATTTCACCCGAAAATTAATCCATATTACCCAATCATATTTCTTTTGTTGTTCCCAACGGCTTTTTTTCTGAACGCTGTATATACCGAATCCACTTTTTTATTTTTTTCTATCGCAACATTCTTTTATCTGTTAAAAAGAAAATTCTGGCTGGCCGGTTTATTCGGAATGTTCGCGGCTTTAACCAGAATTAACGGCATATTATTAATTATTCCGTTTATTTGGGAACTGTATCAACACCTCAGAGTATCAAAAAAAACAAAATTCACTTTTCTGTCTTCCTTACTGGTGCCACTCGGGACTGCAATTTTCTTTTTTTATCACTACATACGATTCGGTGATTTCTTATTATTCTTTAAAATTCAGAAAATGTGGGGACGGGGATTCAGTCCGGACTTAGCAATTTTTAGATTTGATAACCCACAAATGATAGTAAATTTTGCATTAGATGTTTCTTTTATAATCTTCGGAATAATTGCTAGCATATTTGTGATCCGAAGAATTCGCACATCTTATGGGTTATATACACTAGCTGCGATTGCCGTCCCGTTAATCAGCGGGACAATTATGGGTATCGGCAGATTCATTCTTGTTTTATTTCCACTGTTTATTCTGCCAGCAACATTTAAAAATGAAATGTCAAGATATGTCTGGATCAGTATTTCATCCGGTATGCTTGCGCTATACACTCTGCTGTTTGTAAATAATTATTGGGCCGGGTAA
- a CDS encoding carbohydrate kinase family protein, which yields MAGIALGLSANPEERLITEGNLPEGVTARVDHSFYTVHGGGSSFNIHVAVAGAGINSMLFVPVGYSPDGKPDFNRGQMDEMLAGMSAIRLPLRDRHSSRATILCPKEGPGGRIYSYKPPILQERVPDAIEKIREHLRNQEPEYLVLSGIMEDEIPLTKAFTEHGAGRIVFSPHVSLIRSGKALELLPSAKYLFLSAIESQSLLGERVSLQDLQEFCKQHKLELVSVSNGRNGLWVATPHEAFHIPAIPYNGPIVDTTGAGDAVISGMLIAFLKGINSVRTAALHGAAHARLVCTKFGGSSVPTWDEVEQLVETVQNGVEFGTNGSFSTSP from the coding sequence ATGGCAGGGATCGCCTTAGGATTGTCTGCAAATCCAGAAGAACGCCTGATTACTGAAGGCAACTTACCGGAAGGAGTAACGGCCAGAGTCGACCACAGTTTCTATACGGTCCATGGGGGCGGTAGCTCTTTCAACATCCATGTGGCGGTTGCCGGCGCCGGCATCAATTCGATGCTATTCGTGCCGGTCGGCTACAGCCCGGACGGCAAACCGGACTTCAATCGAGGACAGATGGACGAAATGCTCGCGGGGATGAGCGCAATCCGGCTCCCACTGCGGGATCGGCATTCGTCGCGGGCGACTATTCTGTGTCCGAAGGAAGGACCGGGTGGGCGAATATATTCCTACAAACCCCCTATCCTCCAAGAACGCGTTCCGGATGCGATCGAAAAAATCCGGGAACATCTGCGTAACCAAGAACCGGAATATCTGGTCCTGTCTGGGATCATGGAGGATGAGATTCCGCTGACCAAGGCATTCACTGAGCACGGAGCAGGCCGGATCGTTTTCTCCCCTCATGTTTCGCTGATTCGTTCCGGCAAAGCGCTGGAACTGTTGCCTTCGGCAAAGTACCTGTTCTTGTCGGCCATCGAAAGTCAGTCACTGCTCGGCGAGCGCGTGTCTCTGCAGGATCTGCAAGAATTCTGCAAACAGCACAAGCTGGAGCTGGTCAGCGTTTCGAACGGCAGAAACGGACTGTGGGTCGCCACTCCTCATGAGGCATTCCACATCCCGGCGATTCCGTACAACGGTCCGATCGTTGACACCACAGGTGCCGGTGATGCGGTCATCTCCGGAATGCTGATCGCGTTCCTCAAGGGCATAAACTCGGTCCGCACAGCTGCTCTGCACGGCGCGGCGCACGCTCGCCTGGTCTGTACCAAGTTCGGTGGAAGCAGTGTCCCGACTTGGGACGAAGTTGAACAGCTGGTCGAAACTGTTCAGAATGGTGTCGAATTCGGCACCAATGGTTCTTTCTCCACGTCACCCTGA